The sequence TTCAAGTACTGGCAGGTGTTCACCGGCGACACGCTGCACGGCGAGCGGCACCGCCGGTCCGTCGCGGTCGAGCCGATGACCTGTCCGCCGGACGCGTTCCGCTCCGGACGGGACCTGATCACGCTGGCGCCCGGCGAGACCTGGACCACCGCGTGGGGGATCCGCGCCTGATGGAGTTCGACGAGGTGGTCCGCCGGCGCCGGATGATCCGCGGGTACGACCCGGAGCGCCCGGTGCCGCCGGAACTGATCGACAAGATCGTCCGGCACGGCCTGCGCGCCCCCTCGGCCGGCTTCTCGCAGGGCTGGGGCTTCCTGGTGCTCACCTCGCCCGCGGACCGGGACCGGTTCTGGTCGAGCACGGCGTACGGAGCCGGCGACCCCGGCGGCTGGCTCGACCGGATGCGTACCGCGCCGCTGATCATCGTGGCCCTGTCCAACAAGTCGGTCTACCTGGATCGGTACGCCGAGAGCGACAAGGGCTGGACGGATCGGGACGAGGCGCGCTGGCCGGTGCCGTACTGGGACATCGACACCGGATTCGCCGCGCTGCTGATGCACCTGACCGCGGTCAGCGAGGAGCTCGGCTCGTGCTTCTTCGGGGTTCCGGCCGACCGGGTGCGCGACTTCCGGGCGGCGTTCGGGGTGCCGGAGGAGTTCACCCCGGTCGGCGCGCTCACCGTCGGCTATCCGGGAACCGACAAGAGGTCTCCGTCACTCAAACGCGGCCACCGGCCGGTGGACGATGTGGTGCATCATGGCCGGTGGGCTCCGGCCGGGCCGGCCCCGTCGGCGTCCGGCGAGGCCTGACCGGCCCGCGGCTACGCTGGCATACCGAAGGACGTTTCGCAGGGAGAGGGGCAGCCGCCGTGATCTTCAAAGCGGTCCGGGACGGAGCCCCGTACCCCGATCACCACACCACGTTGAAGGCGTGGGCGGAGATCCCGCCGCGGCCCATCCGGCTGGCCGACCTGATCACCACGAAACGCGAGCTGGCGCTGGACAAGCTGCTCGCCGAGGACTCGACGTTCTACGGCGACCTCTTCCCCCACGTGGTGGAGTATCAGGGCGCCCTCTACCTGGAGGACGGCCTGCACCGGGCGCTGCGGGCCGCCCTGCAGCAGCGCAATCAGATCCACGCGCGGGTGCTGGTCGTCGAGGGGTGAATGTCCGGCCGGGTGCTTCCGGTCGCGGATTGTCGTACCCGCTCCGTACCGTTAGGACATGGCCAACTCACCGGATGTCGAAGAGCCGACGACGGAATATCCGGCCGTGCCCGGCGGGGCCGAGCCGGTCCCCCCGGCGGAGCCGGGCGCGCCGGCCGAGTCGCCGGAGCGCCGGCCGAGCTTCTTCGCCCGCCTGCTGATCTTCGTCGGCGTCGTTTTCGCCCTGATCGTCGCGTCCTGCTTCGGGCTGCGCGCGCTCAACGTGCTGCCCTCCTTCGACAACCCGTTCTCCGACCGGACCGTCGACCGCAGCCAGCCCGTGCTGCTGCAGTCCATGCGCGATCTGCATCGGTACGTCGCCGCCGACGGCACCTTCCAGGTCATCGTCGACCTGCAGCAGAACCGCGAGAACATCCCCGACTTCCTGGTGAACCGGCGGATCCTGTTCGTCGGCTCGGGCACCGTGGAGGCCTATGTCGACTTCGGCGCCCTCACCGGCGACGCGCTCAAGGTCGACAACGAGAAGAAGACGATCGAGCTGACCCTGCCGCCGCCGCAGCAGTCGACGGCCGCGCTCGACATGGCCAAGAGCTACGTGGTCGAGGAGGACCGCGGGCTGCTGACCAGCATCGGCGACGCCTTCCGCAGCGACACGGACAA is a genomic window of Actinoplanes teichomyceticus ATCC 31121 containing:
- a CDS encoding nitroreductase family protein — protein: MEFDEVVRRRRMIRGYDPERPVPPELIDKIVRHGLRAPSAGFSQGWGFLVLTSPADRDRFWSSTAYGAGDPGGWLDRMRTAPLIIVALSNKSVYLDRYAESDKGWTDRDEARWPVPYWDIDTGFAALLMHLTAVSEELGSCFFGVPADRVRDFRAAFGVPEEFTPVGALTVGYPGTDKRSPSLKRGHRPVDDVVHHGRWAPAGPAPSASGEA
- a CDS encoding type II toxin-antitoxin system VapB family antitoxin, with product MIFKAVRDGAPYPDHHTTLKAWAEIPPRPIRLADLITTKRELALDKLLAEDSTFYGDLFPHVVEYQGALYLEDGLHRALRAALQQRNQIHARVLVVEG
- a CDS encoding DUF4230 domain-containing protein, with product MANSPDVEEPTTEYPAVPGGAEPVPPAEPGAPAESPERRPSFFARLLIFVGVVFALIVASCFGLRALNVLPSFDNPFSDRTVDRSQPVLLQSMRDLHRYVAADGTFQVIVDLQQNRENIPDFLVNRRILFVGSGTVEAYVDFGALTGDALKVDNEKKTIELTLPPPQQSTAALDMAKSYVVEEDRGLLTSIGDAFRSDTDKQQRVYQMAQEKITEAARGSGLDQRAQQNTQLMLESLFTRLGYTSVKVTFTTP